In Populus trichocarpa isolate Nisqually-1 chromosome 16, P.trichocarpa_v4.1, whole genome shotgun sequence, a genomic segment contains:
- the LOC7458919 gene encoding uncharacterized protein LOC7458919, which translates to MATINKPLKPKPLTKLRSPILTLILCILAIALLCLFSSLISTNGFSFSSPKTLKNLPKPYRQHTIHEKYLYWGSRIDCPGKHCDSCEGLGHQESSLRCALEEAMFLNRTFVMPSRMCINPIHNKKGILHQSGKLNPEERWAESSCAMDTLYDMDLISETVPVILDNSKDWFRVLSTSMRLGARGVAHVEGISRADVKENSHYSNLLLINRTASPLSWFMECKDRNNRGAIMLPYSFLPTMASQSLRDAADKVIALLGDYDSMHVRRGDKIKTRKDRFGVYRTLHPHLDRDTRPEFILHRIEKWVPPGRTLFIASNEKTTGFFSPLAVRYKLAYSSNYSGILDPVIENNYQLFMIERLILMGAKTFIKTFKEVDNDLSLTDDPKKNTKSWQLPVYTMDEVE; encoded by the exons ATGGCAACAATAAACAAACCCCTAAAGCCAAAACCTTTAACAAAACTCAGATCCCCAATTCTCACTTTAATACTTTGCATCTTAGCCATTGCATTATTGTGCTTGTTTTCTTCACTAATTTCCACAAATGGGTTCTCTTTTTCATCTCCAAAAACCTTAAAGAACTTACCAAAACCCTATAGACAGCACACAATTCATGAGAAGTACTTGTATTGGGGTAGCAGAATTGATTGTCCTGGTAAACATTGTGATTCTTGTGAAGGTTTGGGTCATCAAGAGTCTAGCCTTAGGTGTGCTCTTGAAGAAGCCATGTTCTTGAATag AACTTTTGTGATGCCTTCAAGGATGTGTATCAATCCAATACACAATAAGAAGGGGATCCTTCATCAGTCTGGCAAGTTGAATCCAGAGGAAAG GTGGGCTGAAAGCTCTTGTGCCATGGACACTTTGTATGATATGGATCTCATATCAGAAACTGTACCTGTAATCTTAGACAACTCAAAAGATTGGTTTCGGGTACTATCGACGAGTATGAGGTTGGGAGCTAGAGGAGTGGCCCATGTGGAAGGAATAAGTCGGGCTGATGTCAAAGAGAATAGTCACTACTCGAACCTCTTGCTCATTAATCGAACAGCAAGCCCTCTTTCATG GTTCATGGAATGCAAGGACCGAAACAACCGCGGTGCTATAATGTTGCCATATTCCTTTCTTCCTACAATGGCATCACAAAGTTTAAGGGATGCTGCGGATAAG GTTATAGCACTTCTTGGTGATTATGATTCCATGCATGTTCGTCGAGgcgataaaataaaaaccaggaAGGACAGGTTTGGTGTTTATAGGACCCTACATCCTCATCTTGACAGGGATACACGTCCAGAGTTTATACTCCACAGGATTGAAAAATGGGTTCCACCTGGACGAACTCTTTTTATTGCTTCAAATGAGAAGACAACAGGATTCTTTTCACCTCTCGCTGTCAG ATACAAATTGGCATATTCATCTAACTACAGCGGAATCCTGGATCCCGTGATTGAGAACAACTATCAATTATTTATGATTGAAAGGCTTATTCTGATGGGTGCCAAAACCTTCATTAAAACATTCAAGGAAGTTGATAATGATCTTAGCCTCACCGACGATCCAAAGAAGAATACCAAGTCATGGCAATTACCTGTTTATACCATGGATGAAGTAGAGTAA
- the LOC7458918 gene encoding CDPK-related kinase 7, whose protein sequence is MGLCHGKPIELQKNQSKNNTLSIETDSTQPANSHTSKTSNFPFYSPSPLPSLFKTSPAISSVSSTPLRIFKRPFPPPSPAKHIRALLARRHGSVKPNEASIPEGSESDIALDKNFGFSKQFVSHYELGEEVGRGHFGYTCSAKAKKGSLKGQDVAVKVIPKSKMTTAIAIEDVRREVKILRALTGHNNLVQFYDAYEDDDNVYVVMELCKGGELLDRILSRGGKYSEEDAKTVMVQILSVVAYCHLQGVVHRDLKPENFLFTTKEENSPLKAIDFGLSDYVKLDERLNDIVGSAYYVAPEVLHRSYGTEADMWSIGVIAYILLCGSRPFWARTESGIFRAVLKADPSFDEAPWPSLSPEAIDFVKRLLNKDYRKRLTAAQALSHPWLANHHDLKIPLDMIVYKLVKAYISSSSLRKSALGALAKTLTVAQLAYLREQFTLLGPSKNGFISMQNFKTAVIKHSTDAMKDSRVLDYVNMISTLQYRKLDFEEFSAVAISVHQLEGMDCWEQHARRAYELFEKDGNRPIMIEELASELGLSPSVPVHVVLQDWIRHSDGKLSFLGFVRLLHGVSSRTFQKA, encoded by the exons ATGGGACTTTGTCATGGAAAACCCATTGAGctccaaaaaaatcaatccaaaaacaACACACTCTCCATTGAAACAGACTCAACACAGCCAGCAAATTCACACACTAGCAAGACCTCAAACTTTCCCTTTTACAGTCCAAGTCCATTACCAAGTCTCTTCAAGACTTCACCTGCTATATCAAGTGTAAGCTCCACTCCTTTGAGGATTTTCAAGAGGCCTTTTCCACCTCCTTCTCCTGCAAAGCATATACGTGCATTACTTGCAAGAAGGCATGGCTCTGTTAAGCCTAACGAAGCTTCAATTCCTGAGGGAAGTGAAAGTGATATTGCTTTGGACAAGAATTTTGGGTTTTCTAAGCAGTTTGTGAGTCACTATGAGCTTGGTGAGGAAGTGGGGCGTGGACATTTTGGGTATACTTGCTCTGCTAAGGCAAAGAAAGGGAGCTTGAAAGGCCAGGATGTGGCAGTCAAAGTTATTCCGAAGTCCAAG ATGACCACTGCAATTGCTATAGAGGATGTGAGACGTGAAGTGAAAATATTACGGGCTCTAACGGGACATAATAATCTAGTGCAGTTCTATGATGCCTACGAAGATGATGACAATGTCTATGTTGTAATGGA gTTGTGCAAAGGCGGTGAATTATTGGATAGGATACTCTCAAG GGGTGGAAAATACTCAGAAGAAGATGCAAAGACTGTTATGGTTCAGATATTAAGTGTGGTTGCCTACTGCCATCTCCAAGGTGTTGTCCATCGAGACTTAAAGCCTGAG AATTTTCTCTTTACCACCAAGGAGGAGAATTCCCCATTGAAAGCCATTGATTTTGGACTCTCTGACTATGTAAAGCTAG ATGAGAGGTTAAATGACATCGTGGGAAGTGCATATTATGTAGCTCCTGAAGTTCTACACAGATCGTATGGAACTGAGGCAGACATGTGGAGTATTGGTGTAATTGCTTATATTCTTCTATGTGGTAGCCGACCGTTTTGGGCCCGGACAGAATCTGGCATCTTTCGAGCTGTTTTGAAAGCAGATCCAAGCTTTGATGAAGCTCCTTGGCCTTCTTTATCCCCTGAAGCAATAGATTTTGTGAAGAGACTGTTGAACAAGGACTATCGGAAGAGACTAACAGCTGCTCAGGCTCTGA GTCACCCATGGCTGGCTAATCATCATGACTTAAAAATTCCATTGGATATGATAGTATACAAGCTTGTAAAAGCTTATATAAGCTCATCTTCTCTTCGGAAATCTGCGTTGGGG GCTCTGGCGAAGACATTAACAGTTGCTCAGCTAGCTTACCTGCGGGAACAATTTACACTGTTGGGGCCAAGCAAAAATGGCTTCATTTCTATGCAGAACTTCAAAACA GCTGTAATAAAGCACTCTACAGATGCTATGAAGGATTCCAGGGTCCTTGATTATGTTAATATG ATTAGTACTCTTCAATACAGAAAATTGGATTTTGAAGAATTTTCTGCTGTTGCCATAAGTGTGCATCAGCTGGAAGGAATGGATTGTTGGGAGCAACATGCAAGGCGTGCCTATGAGTTGTTCGAGAAGGATGGCAACAGACCGATTATGATAGAGGAGCTTGCCTCG GAACTTGGCCTTAGCCCATCAGTACCAGTTCATGTGGTTCTCCAGGACTGGATAAGACATTCAGATGGGAAACTAAGCTTCTTGGGGTTTGTCAGGCTTCTCCATGGAGTTTCTTCACGAACATTTCAGAAGGCTTGA